The following are encoded in a window of Pseudalgibacter alginicilyticus genomic DNA:
- a CDS encoding biotin/lipoyl-containing protein: protein MKNFTFKINENNYSAKILSHEDNIIDIEVNGTSYSVKMKEDIKTKKTPTFVRTPSKSSAEPVKIKSTSTKTTITAPIPGVVFILNVKVGDVIKENDQVMILEAMKMENSIAAEKGGTVTAVHVAVGQQVLQGDVMIEIE from the coding sequence ATGAAAAATTTCACATTCAAAATAAACGAAAATAACTATAGTGCTAAAATTCTTTCACATGAAGATAACATTATTGATATTGAGGTAAATGGTACTTCTTATTCTGTAAAGATGAAAGAGGATATTAAAACGAAGAAAACACCAACTTTTGTACGGACACCTTCCAAAAGTAGTGCAGAGCCAGTAAAAATAAAATCTACTTCTACAAAAACTACTATTACAGCGCCAATTCCTGGGGTGGTTTTTATTCTTAATGTTAAAGTGGGCGATGTTATTAAGGAGAACGATCAAGTAATGATTTTAGAAGCGATGAAAATGGAAAATAGCATTGCTGCAGAAAAAGGGGGTACGGTTACAGCAGTTCATGTTGCAGTAGGGCAGCAAGTACTTCAAGGTGATGTGATGATAGAAATAGAATAA
- a CDS encoding OadG family protein, which yields MILLYNDPIEEGYVILITGLLIVFGGLILLTIFFKYALPVMLDAYIALKQIGVKKEKELEISKPKVDKREFTGEVTAAISVAIHMYLKKQHDEENAVLTIKQARKLYSPWSSKIYGTQGNRL from the coding sequence ATGATACTATTATACAACGATCCCATTGAGGAAGGATACGTTATTTTAATTACCGGATTATTAATCGTTTTTGGTGGTCTTATCTTGCTAACTATATTCTTTAAATATGCCTTGCCAGTTATGTTAGACGCCTATATTGCTTTAAAACAAATAGGTGTTAAAAAAGAAAAAGAGTTAGAAATTAGTAAGCCAAAGGTTGATAAACGGGAGTTTACAGGTGAAGTTACCGCAGCTATTTCGGTTGCTATTCACATGTATCTTAAGAAGCAGCACGATGAAGAAAATGCTGTTTTAACCATTAAGCAAGCACGGAAATTATACTCGCCTTGGAGTTCGAAAATTTATGGAACACAGGGAAATAGATTGTAA
- a CDS encoding cellulose synthase family protein, whose product MILQTTVIIIYTIALVLIFLYALAQLNLLSNYLSSKRKKDNSPKFNLSNPNEVPYITIQLPVYNEMYVMERLLDNIALIEYPKDKLEIQVLDDSTDETLESTRQHIESIKKTGVNIQHITRTDRSGYKAGALKEGLKIAKGEFIAIFDSDFLPQPDWLKQTVPYFKDKKIGVVQTRWGHINRNYSILTKIQAFALDAHFTLEQTGRNSKGHFINFNGTAGLWRKTCIIDAGNWEGDTLTEDLDLSYRAQLKNWKFKYLEDVETPAELPIVISAARSQQFRWNKGGAENFKKMLKRVINSKNISTKTKVHGLLHLLNSTMFLNVLIVGVLSIPMLYIKNEYAHLRPYFYVMSFFVLSSIIFFICYWFMYKNVYGGGFKNFIKYIGLFFVFFSIAMGFSLHNSIAVLEGHLGKKSEFVRTPKFNISKYKDNWKTNKYIKKSISINVVFEGLLMLYFAFGMYSAFIVGNQGGDFGLFPFHLMLFIGFGYVFFKSITSKA is encoded by the coding sequence AGGAAAAAAGACAATTCTCCTAAATTCAATTTATCAAATCCAAACGAAGTTCCTTACATTACAATTCAACTACCTGTTTATAACGAAATGTATGTTATGGAGCGCTTGTTAGACAATATTGCTTTAATAGAATACCCAAAAGATAAATTGGAAATACAAGTGCTTGACGATTCAACTGATGAAACCTTAGAAAGCACACGCCAACATATTGAAAGTATAAAAAAAACTGGAGTAAATATTCAACATATTACCAGAACAGACCGTTCGGGTTATAAAGCAGGTGCACTTAAAGAAGGTTTAAAAATTGCTAAAGGCGAATTTATAGCTATTTTTGATTCAGACTTCCTCCCACAACCAGATTGGTTAAAACAAACGGTTCCATATTTTAAGGATAAAAAAATTGGAGTAGTACAAACCCGTTGGGGACATATTAATAGAAATTATTCCATCCTCACAAAAATTCAAGCTTTTGCTTTGGATGCCCATTTTACCTTAGAACAAACAGGCAGAAATAGCAAAGGACATTTTATCAATTTTAATGGCACCGCTGGCTTATGGCGAAAAACGTGTATTATTGATGCTGGCAATTGGGAAGGTGATACACTTACCGAAGACCTTGATTTAAGTTACCGTGCCCAATTAAAAAATTGGAAATTTAAATACCTAGAGGATGTAGAAACTCCCGCAGAGCTTCCTATAGTTATAAGTGCCGCTCGCTCACAACAATTTAGATGGAACAAGGGTGGTGCTGAAAACTTTAAAAAAATGCTTAAACGTGTTATAAATAGTAAAAACATATCTACTAAAACCAAAGTTCATGGATTACTTCATTTATTGAATAGCACCATGTTTTTAAACGTTCTTATTGTTGGTGTTTTAAGTATCCCCATGCTATATATAAAGAATGAATATGCACATTTAAGACCTTATTTTTATGTTATGAGCTTCTTTGTTTTAAGTAGTATCATATTTTTTATCTGTTATTGGTTCATGTATAAAAATGTGTATGGTGGCGGATTTAAAAATTTCATAAAATATATTGGTCTCTTTTTTGTGTTCTTCTCAATAGCTATGGGATTTTCACTTCATAACTCCATTGCTGTATTAGAAGGCCATTTAGGAAAAAAATCTGAATTTGTACGCACTCCAAAATTTAACATTAGCAAATACAAAGACAACTGGAAAACCAATAAATACATTAAAAAAAGTATATCTATAAATGTGGTATTCGAAGGTTTACTCATGCTCTATTTTGCATTTGGCATGTACAGTGCTTTTATCGTAGGCAATCAAGGTGGCGATTTTGGACTTTTCCCTTTCCACCTCATGTTATTTATAGGTTTTGGGTATGTATTTTTTAAATCCATAACGTCAAAAGCCTAA
- the scpA gene encoding methylmalonyl-CoA mutase, with protein sequence MNNKNKDMKPDFSDINLGSAKSQTVAPINSQEVWNTPEGIPVKKSFSKNDIKDAEHLNFTAGLPPFTRGPYSTMYVTRPWTIRQYAGFSTAEASNAFYRRNLAAGQKGLSVAFDLATHRGYDSDHPRVTGDVGKAGVAIDSILDMEILFDQIPLDKMSVSMTMNGAVLPIMAFYIAAAKKQGVALNQLSGTIQNDILKEFMVRNTYIYPPLPSMKIIGDIFEYTTKYMPKFNSISISGYHMQEAGATADIELAYTLADGLEYIRTGLASGLKIDEFAPRLSFFWAVGMNHFMEIAKMRAARMLWAKIIKQFNPQNPKSMALRTHSQTSGWSLSEQDPFNNVARTCIEAMAAGLGGTQSLHTNALDEAIALPTDFSARIARNTQIYIQDETQITKAVDPWAGSYYVEYLTKEIAKKAWALIEEVEELGGMAKAIETGVPKMRIEEASARKQARLDSGQDILVGVNKFKTDEKSNIEILEVDNTAVRNSQIERLNKLKANRNQDLVTENLKALSECADTGKGNLLELAVIAAENFATLGEISDALEVHFGRHKANTKLISGVYGKEVSNDSTFEKAQQLADKFAEIEGRRPRVMIGKMGQDGHDRGAKVVASSFADLGFDVDMGPLFQTPEEVAKQAIENDVHFVGASSLAAGHKTLIPQLIDELEKLGRPDILVFAGGVIPEQDYNYLLERKVAAIFGPGTVISKAAISIMEKYLEQN encoded by the coding sequence ATGAATAATAAAAATAAAGATATGAAGCCAGATTTTTCAGATATAAATTTAGGATCAGCTAAGTCACAAACCGTTGCTCCTATAAATAGTCAAGAGGTATGGAATACGCCTGAGGGAATTCCAGTAAAAAAGAGTTTTTCAAAAAATGATATAAAAGATGCAGAGCATTTAAACTTTACAGCTGGATTGCCTCCGTTTACTAGAGGACCATACAGTACCATGTACGTTACCAGACCATGGACCATTCGTCAATATGCAGGGTTTTCAACAGCAGAAGCATCCAATGCTTTTTACAGAAGAAATTTAGCTGCAGGACAAAAAGGTCTTTCTGTTGCATTTGATTTAGCAACACATCGTGGATATGATTCAGATCACCCACGCGTTACTGGCGACGTAGGAAAGGCAGGAGTTGCTATTGATTCTATATTGGATATGGAAATTTTATTTGACCAAATTCCATTAGATAAAATGTCTGTTTCCATGACTATGAACGGTGCTGTATTACCTATTATGGCTTTTTATATAGCGGCCGCTAAAAAACAAGGTGTTGCATTGAATCAATTAAGTGGCACGATTCAAAATGATATATTAAAAGAGTTTATGGTGCGTAATACATACATATATCCACCATTACCTTCTATGAAAATTATTGGTGATATTTTTGAGTATACAACTAAATATATGCCAAAGTTTAATTCAATTTCAATTAGTGGGTATCATATGCAGGAAGCTGGAGCTACAGCAGATATTGAGTTAGCATATACCTTGGCAGATGGTTTGGAATATATTCGCACAGGTCTGGCATCTGGTTTAAAAATTGATGAATTTGCACCTAGACTATCATTTTTCTGGGCAGTAGGGATGAATCATTTTATGGAAATAGCCAAAATGCGAGCAGCTCGTATGTTATGGGCAAAAATCATAAAACAATTCAATCCTCAAAACCCAAAATCAATGGCATTGCGTACACATAGTCAAACTTCAGGTTGGAGTTTGAGTGAGCAAGACCCTTTTAATAATGTGGCAAGAACATGTATTGAAGCTATGGCTGCAGGGTTAGGAGGTACTCAATCTTTACATACCAATGCACTGGATGAGGCTATTGCTTTACCAACTGATTTTTCGGCCAGAATTGCTAGGAATACGCAAATTTATATCCAAGATGAAACCCAGATAACTAAAGCAGTAGACCCTTGGGCTGGTTCATATTATGTTGAATATCTTACCAAAGAAATAGCTAAAAAAGCTTGGGCACTAATTGAAGAAGTTGAAGAGTTGGGAGGCATGGCTAAAGCTATTGAAACAGGTGTTCCTAAAATGCGTATTGAGGAAGCCTCTGCAAGAAAGCAAGCGCGATTGGATTCTGGACAAGATATTTTAGTTGGGGTTAATAAATTTAAAACTGATGAAAAATCAAATATTGAGATTTTAGAGGTAGATAATACCGCGGTTAGAAATTCTCAAATTGAACGCTTGAATAAATTAAAAGCAAATAGAAATCAAGATTTAGTTACTGAAAATTTAAAAGCATTATCAGAATGTGCAGATACTGGGAAAGGTAATTTATTAGAGTTGGCAGTCATTGCTGCGGAAAATTTTGCAACATTAGGTGAGATTTCAGATGCATTAGAAGTTCATTTTGGACGCCATAAAGCTAATACAAAACTAATAAGTGGCGTTTATGGAAAAGAAGTTAGCAACGATAGTACTTTTGAAAAAGCTCAACAACTTGCTGATAAATTTGCTGAAATTGAAGGTCGTCGTCCACGTGTTATGATAGGGAAAATGGGACAAGATGGACATGATAGAGGTGCTAAAGTTGTAGCTTCCAGTTTTGCCGATTTAGGTTTTGACGTTGATATGGGGCCTTTGTTTCAAACACCCGAAGAGGTTGCAAAACAAGCTATTGAAAATGATGTACATTTTGTAGGTGCTTCTAGTTTAGCAGCGGGTCATAAAACCTTAATTCCACAATTAATTGATGAGTTAGAAAAATTAGGGCGTCCAGATATATTAGTGTTTGCTGGAGGTGTTATTCCTGAACAAGATTATAACTATCTATTGGAACGTAAAGTAGCAGCCATTTTTGGTCCAGGAACAGTTATTTCTAAGGCAGCTATTTCAATAATGGAAAAATATTTGGAACAAAATTAA
- the meaB gene encoding methylmalonyl Co-A mutase-associated GTPase MeaB has translation MKNYRPKNRLTSKAYIDGILEGDRVILSRAITIIESNLESDKALAKEIIQAILPVSGNSIRIGITGVPGVGKSTFIEAFGKYLITKGHKVAILSIDPSSQRSKGSILGDKTRMEELSNLENAYIRPSSSGETLGGVANKTAETMLLCEASGYDVILIETVGVGQSETAVHGMTDFFLLLMLSGAGDELQGIKKGIMEMADMVVINKADGDNIRNSELARLQYQNALHIFPQSESGWTPVVTKASSIKNTGIDTVWDEVLKYKKLVLENGYFEKNRNKQNIRWMYNNINDALKQLFYGSANIKQKLLDLENSVVSSEISPVKAAQTIMESFKKHLTNTTSK, from the coding sequence ATGAAAAACTACAGACCCAAAAACAGATTAACATCCAAAGCATATATTGATGGTATTTTAGAAGGTGATAGAGTAATCCTTTCTAGAGCCATTACCATTATTGAGAGTAATCTGGAAAGTGATAAAGCATTAGCTAAAGAAATCATCCAAGCCATCTTACCAGTTTCTGGAAACTCTATAAGAATTGGAATAACAGGCGTACCCGGTGTAGGTAAAAGTACTTTTATTGAAGCGTTTGGAAAATATTTAATTACTAAAGGGCATAAAGTTGCCATTCTATCTATAGATCCTAGTAGTCAGCGTTCCAAAGGGAGTATTCTTGGTGATAAAACGCGTATGGAAGAACTTAGTAATTTAGAAAATGCTTATATAAGACCATCCTCCTCTGGCGAAACATTAGGTGGTGTTGCTAATAAAACCGCTGAAACCATGTTACTATGCGAAGCTTCAGGTTATGATGTAATATTAATTGAAACGGTAGGTGTTGGTCAATCTGAAACTGCTGTGCATGGTATGACGGATTTCTTTTTATTGCTTATGCTTTCTGGTGCGGGTGATGAACTTCAAGGCATAAAAAAAGGTATCATGGAAATGGCAGATATGGTGGTTATCAATAAAGCTGATGGAGACAACATACGAAATAGTGAATTGGCTCGATTGCAATATCAAAATGCATTACACATATTCCCCCAATCAGAATCAGGTTGGACTCCCGTTGTTACAAAAGCATCCTCTATCAAAAACACTGGAATTGATACCGTTTGGGATGAAGTTTTAAAATACAAAAAACTGGTATTAGAAAACGGTTACTTTGAAAAAAATAGAAACAAACAAAATATACGTTGGATGTACAATAACATAAATGATGCATTAAAACAATTATTTTATGGTTCTGCGAATATTAAACAAAAACTTTTAGATTTAGAAAATAGTGTTGTTTCTTCTGAAATATCACCCGTAAAAGCAGCACAAACTATTATGGAATCCTTCAAAAAACATCTCACTAATACTACTTCTAAATAA
- a CDS encoding acetyl-CoA hydrolase/transferase family protein, which produces MDLPNKMTADEAVKLIKSGDRVLIQGGSATPQTLIRAMVARGPELKGVEVVHLHTEGECGYVAPELRESFHTKAFFIGGNIRKMIGDTADYIPIFLSDIPSLFRQGYMNLDVVLVNVSPPDKHGFCSLGVSVDIVISGIEQGKKVIAQINPKMPRTFGDAIVHLKHFDACVEVDEELHEMKFVAPSEEEQAIGKNIAGIIEDGATLQMGIGGIPNAVLTYLNNHKNLGVHTEMFSEGIVDLVEKGIVNGSQKKVNPYKIVSGFAMGTRRLYDFMNDNPEIEMLDIGYVNDTSVIRQNPKVTAINSAIEIDFTGQVCADSIGTRMFSGVGGQMDFMRGAALSQGGKPIIAVTSTTQKGVSKIVPTLKLGAGVVTTRAHARYVVTEYGVAELFGKSLKERAQSLRNIAHPDSREELDKAIFERFGSSIMV; this is translated from the coding sequence ATGGATTTACCAAATAAAATGACGGCAGATGAAGCTGTAAAACTAATAAAATCAGGAGATAGGGTTTTAATTCAAGGAGGATCTGCAACACCCCAAACACTAATTCGAGCTATGGTTGCTCGGGGGCCAGAATTAAAAGGAGTAGAAGTTGTTCATTTACATACAGAAGGAGAATGTGGTTATGTTGCTCCAGAATTAAGAGAAAGTTTTCATACCAAAGCATTTTTTATTGGAGGAAACATTAGAAAAATGATTGGAGATACCGCTGATTATATTCCTATATTTTTAAGTGATATTCCAAGTTTATTTAGGCAAGGGTATATGAATTTAGATGTGGTTTTAGTGAATGTATCACCTCCTGATAAACATGGTTTTTGTTCTTTAGGAGTTTCAGTAGATATTGTTATTTCAGGAATTGAGCAAGGCAAAAAAGTTATTGCACAAATAAACCCAAAAATGCCACGTACTTTTGGTGATGCAATTGTACATTTAAAACACTTTGATGCTTGTGTAGAGGTAGATGAAGAATTACATGAAATGAAATTTGTAGCTCCTTCAGAAGAGGAACAGGCTATAGGTAAAAATATTGCAGGTATTATTGAAGATGGTGCAACACTTCAAATGGGCATTGGAGGTATTCCAAATGCCGTTTTAACTTATTTAAACAATCATAAAAATTTAGGAGTACATACCGAAATGTTTTCTGAAGGTATTGTAGATTTAGTAGAAAAAGGTATTGTAAATGGTTCTCAGAAAAAAGTGAATCCTTATAAAATAGTTTCGGGATTTGCTATGGGAACTAGACGTTTGTATGATTTTATGAATGATAACCCAGAAATAGAAATGCTGGATATTGGTTACGTAAATGACACCTCAGTTATTCGTCAAAACCCGAAAGTAACTGCTATTAACTCGGCCATTGAAATAGATTTTACAGGTCAAGTTTGTGCCGATTCTATAGGAACAAGAATGTTTTCTGGAGTAGGAGGGCAAATGGATTTTATGAGAGGAGCTGCCTTGTCTCAGGGAGGGAAGCCAATTATAGCAGTAACCTCTACAACACAAAAGGGGGTTTCTAAAATTGTTCCAACTTTAAAATTAGGAGCAGGGGTTGTAACTACACGAGCTCATGCTAGGTACGTGGTTACAGAGTATGGGGTTGCCGAATTATTTGGAAAGAGTTTAAAAGAGCGAGCACAATCATTACGAAATATAGCACACCCAGATAGTAGAGAAGAATTAGATAAAGCTATTTTTGAAAGATTCGGGAGTAGCATTATGGTATAA
- a CDS encoding methylmalonyl-CoA mutase subunit beta: MSTKNKTLFSDFNPVSKQDWKERVTIDLKGEDFDRKLVWKNLSGINIAPFYNTEDSIHNLSNTGENSQALINYRSIPVQSAASANKLALKAIDEGVTGLLFDVTESITATQFLKDVNLDKIAVSFILYENEVEFAKDFFDFAVQNISNPKNLRGYFDLKVIANYTKTAKLETYKFDTGYYLLKLAEAYPNFKVITLSGTTFLDAGGNQVQEVAYTLNALVYLIERYERRDMSVETIFNNLHVQLAIGSEYFVEIGKFRAFNSLLHEVANKYSVSEFNHTLTAKTSVWSKSVTDAHTNLLRATTETMSAILGNVEGVLIDAYDKEFNKASDFSNRIANNIATILKEESYFGKVANPVDGAYYIEEVSTEIAKNALELFKEIEKHGGFYKAFENGLIQEQIAEIRQKKIKLISQRRLPMVGVNKYPNLMETVASEILSADVFENSKVLIPRRASLEIEAVRKVTEQLVEKTNKRPVVALSSFGNLTMRKARAAFSYDFIGVSGFNVLEEKSYDNADIAAKESANLDADVVIMCSSDPDYDESALDFVKTFRNINQDKVLLLAGNPEHLMDALKQAGLDGCINLRSDVIVTLSNIHKKIQKKYKVLEV; encoded by the coding sequence ATGAGTACTAAAAATAAAACACTTTTTTCAGACTTTAATCCCGTGTCAAAACAGGATTGGAAGGAAAGAGTGACCATAGATTTGAAAGGAGAAGATTTTGATAGAAAATTGGTTTGGAAAAACTTAAGCGGTATTAATATAGCACCTTTTTACAATACTGAAGATTCGATTCATAACTTAAGCAATACAGGCGAGAATTCGCAAGCCTTAATAAATTACCGAAGCATACCTGTTCAATCCGCAGCAAGCGCTAATAAATTAGCGTTAAAAGCGATTGATGAAGGGGTAACAGGTTTACTTTTTGATGTAACAGAATCTATTACTGCCACTCAATTTCTAAAAGATGTTAATTTAGATAAAATTGCAGTTTCGTTTATTTTGTACGAAAATGAAGTTGAGTTTGCAAAAGATTTTTTCGATTTCGCAGTACAGAATATCAGCAATCCTAAAAATCTTAGAGGCTATTTTGATTTAAAGGTTATTGCTAATTATACAAAAACGGCCAAATTAGAAACCTATAAATTTGATACAGGTTATTATCTTTTAAAATTGGCGGAAGCTTATCCTAATTTTAAAGTAATTACCCTATCAGGAACCACTTTTTTAGATGCTGGGGGCAATCAAGTACAAGAAGTAGCCTATACATTAAACGCTTTAGTTTACCTTATAGAGCGTTATGAACGTAGGGATATGTCTGTAGAAACTATTTTTAATAACTTACATGTTCAATTAGCTATTGGGTCTGAGTATTTTGTTGAGATAGGAAAGTTTAGAGCTTTTAATAGTTTGCTTCATGAAGTAGCAAACAAGTATAGTGTTTCTGAATTTAACCATACTTTAACCGCTAAAACATCGGTTTGGAGTAAATCGGTTACAGATGCACATACTAATTTGTTGCGAGCTACCACTGAAACTATGTCTGCTATTTTAGGAAATGTAGAAGGTGTTTTAATTGATGCTTATGATAAAGAGTTTAATAAAGCTTCTGATTTTTCAAATAGAATAGCAAACAATATAGCAACTATTTTAAAAGAAGAATCTTATTTTGGGAAAGTTGCCAATCCAGTAGATGGCGCTTATTATATTGAGGAAGTAAGTACTGAAATCGCAAAAAATGCTTTAGAACTTTTTAAAGAAATTGAAAAGCATGGGGGATTCTATAAGGCATTTGAAAACGGATTGATTCAAGAACAAATTGCTGAAATACGTCAGAAAAAAATAAAATTGATAAGTCAAAGAAGGTTGCCAATGGTTGGAGTAAATAAATATCCAAATCTTATGGAAACTGTAGCTTCAGAGATACTTTCAGCAGATGTTTTTGAAAACTCTAAAGTGTTGATACCACGACGTGCATCATTAGAAATTGAAGCAGTCAGAAAGGTAACAGAACAATTGGTAGAAAAAACAAATAAACGCCCCGTGGTTGCACTTTCAAGCTTTGGGAATTTAACCATGCGTAAAGCTCGAGCGGCATTTTCATACGATTTTATTGGTGTAAGTGGCTTTAATGTTTTAGAGGAAAAAAGTTATGATAATGCAGATATCGCAGCCAAAGAAAGCGCAAATTTAGATGCAGATGTGGTAATCATGTGTAGCTCGGATCCTGATTATGATGAGAGTGCATTAGATTTTGTTAAAACGTTTAGAAACATTAATCAAGATAAAGTGCTGCTATTGGCAGGAAATCCAGAACATTTAATGGATGCTTTAAAACAAGCAGGATTGGATGGATGCATTAATTTAAGATCAGATGTTATTGTAACCCTTTCTAATATTCATAAAAAAATTCAGAAAAAATATAAAGTATTAGAGGTTTAA
- a CDS encoding sodium ion-translocating decarboxylase subunit beta codes for MKKIILIFGVLSLLIFARPILGLNSNALNDKTTTTLLQTHEEPEETFISEALGGIEQFYEYTGFANAQAGHIIMIIIGIIFIYLGIKFDYEPLLLIPIGTGVILGNIPFVAGNQTGIYEAGSVMNYLYFGVVKGIYPPLIFLGIGAMTDFSSLIANPKLMLLGAASQIGVFGTFLGALYLGFALPEAGAIGIIGGADGPTAIFLSSKLANGINILADGTTVKNLIGPIAIAAYSYMALVPVIQPPIMRLLTNKKERLIRMKPPRAVSKKEKMIFPVAALLLTTFISPSALPLLGMLFFGNLLKESGRTERLAETARTKLIDIVTILLGVTVGASTQADIFITKDSMLIFGLGAISFVIATMGGLLFAKFMNLFLKGDDKLNPLIGAAGVSAVPDSARVVHAEGLKADPRNYLLMHAMAPNVAGVIGSAIAAGIILSFLG; via the coding sequence ATGAAGAAAATAATATTAATATTCGGAGTTCTATCGCTACTTATTTTTGCAAGACCTATTTTAGGATTAAATTCCAATGCTTTAAATGATAAAACAACTACCACTCTCTTGCAAACGCATGAAGAGCCTGAAGAAACTTTTATTTCGGAAGCCTTAGGTGGAATAGAGCAATTTTATGAATATACTGGTTTTGCAAATGCACAAGCAGGACACATAATAATGATTATAATAGGTATCATTTTTATATATTTAGGTATAAAATTTGACTACGAACCACTTTTACTGATCCCTATAGGTACGGGGGTTATTTTAGGAAACATTCCTTTTGTAGCAGGAAACCAAACGGGGATTTATGAAGCAGGTTCAGTAATGAATTACCTTTATTTTGGAGTGGTAAAAGGTATTTATCCTCCATTGATTTTCTTGGGTATTGGTGCTATGACAGATTTTTCATCTCTTATTGCAAATCCAAAACTTATGCTTTTAGGAGCTGCTTCTCAAATTGGTGTATTTGGTACTTTTTTAGGGGCACTTTATTTAGGGTTTGCTTTACCAGAAGCAGGTGCCATAGGTATTATAGGAGGAGCCGATGGACCTACAGCTATATTTCTTTCGTCAAAATTAGCAAATGGTATTAATATTCTGGCAGATGGAACTACGGTTAAAAACCTTATAGGCCCCATTGCTATTGCAGCATATTCTTATATGGCATTAGTGCCTGTTATTCAGCCACCAATCATGCGCTTGCTTACTAATAAAAAAGAGCGATTAATACGTATGAAACCACCAAGAGCTGTTTCAAAAAAAGAAAAAATGATTTTTCCAGTGGCAGCATTGTTATTAACAACCTTCATCTCGCCTAGTGCATTACCACTGTTAGGAATGTTATTTTTTGGTAACCTGTTAAAAGAGTCAGGAAGAACTGAACGACTTGCTGAAACTGCTAGAACTAAACTTATTGACATTGTAACTATTCTTTTAGGTGTAACAGTTGGAGCTTCTACCCAAGCAGATATTTTTATTACCAAAGATTCCATGTTAATTTTCGGTTTAGGAGCCATATCATTTGTCATAGCTACTATGGGTGGATTGCTTTTTGCAAAGTTCATGAATTTATTTCTTAAAGGAGATGATAAATTAAATCCTTTAATTGGAGCTGCTGGAGTTTCAGCTGTTCCAGATAGTGCAAGGGTAGTACATGCAGAAGGGCTTAAGGCTGATCCACGCAATTACCTGCTAATGCATGCTATGGCTCCAAACGTAGCAGGGGTTATTGGGTCTGCAATTGCAGCAGGTATTATATTAAGCTTTTTAGGCTAA